A stretch of DNA from Arenicella chitinivorans:
ACTCCGCGCCAAGGGTTACACACACCTACCATTGTATCGAGAAACGCTGGCCGATTTGGATACGCCCGTCAGTACATACTTAAAACTAGCGGCCCAACCGTATACCTATTTGTTTGAATCTGTCCAAGGCGGCGATAAGTGGGGTCGGTATTCCATTATTGGCCTGCCTTGTGAGCGAGTATATCGCGTCGAACAGAATACGTTGTCCTGTGAGTTTGCCGGCCACGAAGTTGAGCGCCGCGAGGTAGATGATCCCTTGGACACCGTACGCGATTTACAGGCAGCTTATCGCGTGGCAAGAGTCGATGGCGCGCCTGATATGCTGGGCGGTCTAGTCGGATACTTCGGCTACGACATCGTTGGTCATATCGAGCCGCGCCTTAAGCAGTCCGCCAACCAAGATACCTTGGGAACGCCCGATATTATGTTGATGGTGTCACGTGATGTGTTGGTGTTCGACAATCTTTCTGGCCGAATTTTTATGGTCACGCTGGCAGACCTGTCGCAGCCGGATGCCTATCAGCAAGCGCAAACGCATCTGGATCGTTGTGTGGCCAACTTGGCGTCGAGTTTTGCCGCACCACGTGCCGAGCATTTGGCACCACCGGTGCAGGAAGAGCACTATGATGTGCACTTTGCGCAGTCGGACTTTGAGGCAGCGGTGGAGCGATGTCGTGGCTATATTCGCGACGGCGACATTATGCAGGTGGTGCTATCGCAGCGATTGTCGGTGCCGTATGCGGGGCGTTCATTTGATGTGTATCGCGCACTGCGCACGATTAACCCGTCACCATACATGTACTTTATGGACATGGGCGGATTTGAAATTGTTGGGTCATCGCCGGAAATTCTGGTGCGTCTAGCGAACGACACCGTCACAGTACGCCCGATTGCTGGAACACGTCGCCGTGGGGCCACAAAGGAACTGGATCAGCAGCTTGAAGCAGACCTCCTTAGTGATGAAAAAGAATTGGCCGAACACTTGATGCTAATCGATCTGGGGCGGAATGATGTGGGACGTATTGCCCAAACTGGGTCGGTGCAGCTCACTGAAAAGATGTTGGTTGAGCACTACTCACACGTAATGCATATCGTGTCTAACGTCGATGGCAAACTCAAGCCAGGCTATGATGCCATTGATGTTCTCAAGGCGACATTCCCGGCCGGCACGGTCAGTGGAGCACCTAAGATTCGTGCCATGGAAATCATTCATGAACTGGAACCAATCAAACGTGGTATTTATTCCGGGGCAGTCGGCTACCTCGGTTGGCACGGCAATATGGACACCGCTATTGCGATCCGCACGGCAGTGATAAAAGACGGTGTACTGACCATTCAAGCTGGGGCGGGCATTGTGGCGGATTCAGTGCCGCGCAATGAATGGGAAGAAACATTGAACAAGGCTCGAGCCATGGTGACCGCCGTCAAAATGGCCAATACCGGCTTAGGCTTTAATAACACCAGTAATTCCTAGGAGGGCGAAATGTTAGTGATGATCGATAACTATGACTCGTTCACTTACAACCTAGTGCAATATCTGGGTGAATTGGGTGAGGAAGTAAAAACGTTCCGCAACGATGAAATCACTGTCGGTGAAATCGAAGCACTGAATCCGGATCGAATTATGATTTCTCCGGGACCTTGCACACCGGATCAGGCAGGCATTTCATTGGCGGCAATCGCACATTTCGCCGGTAAGCTGCCGTTATTCGGTGTGTGCCTGGGGCATCAAAGTATCGGCCAGGCCTTCGGCGGCAAGGTTATCCATGCAAAAAGTATCATGCACGGCAAGACCTCTGAAATTGAACACACCAATGTCGGTGTGTTTCGCGACCTGCCGAAGCCGTATACCGTGACTCGATATCACTCCTTGGTGGTGGCGCGTGACTCGTTGCCAGATTGTTTGGAAATCACCGCTTGGACAGCAGACGGCGAGATCATGGGCTTGCGACACAAAGAATTGTCGGTGGAAGGTGTTCAGTTTCATCCTGAGTCCATCCTGACCGAACATGGGCATGCGTTGCTGAAAAATTTTCTTACGCAATAACCATTGCGCCAACCAACTGGAAACAACGACTTATGAATATTCAACAAGCGATTCAACGGGTTGTCGAAGGCCACGCATTGACCCGCGCAGAGATGCAGGACGTCATGCGGCAAATTATGACCGGCGCGTGTACTGACGCCCAGATCGGCGGTTTGTTGATTGGCCTGAGAATGAAAGGCGAGACCGTGGACGAAATCACCGCTGCGGCCGAGGTAATGGGGTCGCTGGCAAGCCACGTGCACGTGGATGCCCCTAACCTGATCGATATTGTTGGAACCGGTGGTGACGGTACCAGTACGTTCAACGTTTCGACTGCGGCTTCGTTCGTGGCCGCAGGAGCAGGCGCCAGCGTAGCGAAACATGGGAACCGATCGGTGTCGAGTAAGTCG
This window harbors:
- the trpE gene encoding anthranilate synthase component I, translated to MSISTSLSRSSEHKTGPAEFGEEPVFALPHSDAEYQQLAEQLRAKGYTHLPLYRETLADLDTPVSTYLKLAAQPYTYLFESVQGGDKWGRYSIIGLPCERVYRVEQNTLSCEFAGHEVERREVDDPLDTVRDLQAAYRVARVDGAPDMLGGLVGYFGYDIVGHIEPRLKQSANQDTLGTPDIMLMVSRDVLVFDNLSGRIFMVTLADLSQPDAYQQAQTHLDRCVANLASSFAAPRAEHLAPPVQEEHYDVHFAQSDFEAAVERCRGYIRDGDIMQVVLSQRLSVPYAGRSFDVYRALRTINPSPYMYFMDMGGFEIVGSSPEILVRLANDTVTVRPIAGTRRRGATKELDQQLEADLLSDEKELAEHLMLIDLGRNDVGRIAQTGSVQLTEKMLVEHYSHVMHIVSNVDGKLKPGYDAIDVLKATFPAGTVSGAPKIRAMEIIHELEPIKRGIYSGAVGYLGWHGNMDTAIAIRTAVIKDGVLTIQAGAGIVADSVPRNEWEETLNKARAMVTAVKMANTGLGFNNTSNS
- a CDS encoding aminodeoxychorismate/anthranilate synthase component II, with the translated sequence MLVMIDNYDSFTYNLVQYLGELGEEVKTFRNDEITVGEIEALNPDRIMISPGPCTPDQAGISLAAIAHFAGKLPLFGVCLGHQSIGQAFGGKVIHAKSIMHGKTSEIEHTNVGVFRDLPKPYTVTRYHSLVVARDSLPDCLEITAWTADGEIMGLRHKELSVEGVQFHPESILTEHGHALLKNFLTQ